A region of Pyxidicoccus trucidator DNA encodes the following proteins:
- the rpsR gene encoding 30S ribosomal protein S18 — protein sequence MSNGTESRTGSAPGGRTGGFGGGGGGGFGGGGRGGDRGGRDDRGGGRDDRGGGMGGDDDKRGGGRGFGRKKVCRFCAEKNASVDFKDQATLKYFVTERGKIIPRRISGNCAKHQREVAVAIKRARGIALLPYNAVVG from the coding sequence ATGAGCAACGGAACTGAAAGCAGGACTGGCTCCGCCCCGGGCGGCCGCACTGGTGGCTTCGGCGGCGGCGGTGGCGGTGGTTTTGGTGGTGGTGGCCGCGGTGGTGATCGCGGCGGCCGTGACGACCGCGGTGGCGGCCGTGACGACCGTGGCGGCGGGATGGGTGGCGACGACGACAAGCGTGGTGGTGGCCGCGGCTTCGGCCGCAAGAAGGTCTGCCGCTTCTGCGCCGAGAAGAACGCCTCCGTGGACTTCAAGGACCAGGCGACGCTGAAGTACTTCGTCACCGAGCGCGGCAAGATCATCCCCCGCCGCATCTCCGGCAACTGCGCGAAGCACCAGCGTGAGGTGGCCGTGGCCATCAAGCGCGCCCGTGGCATCGCGCTGCTCCCCTACAACGCGGTGGTCGGCTAG
- the rpsF gene encoding 30S ribosomal protein S6 — translation MAETQAATRLREYETIFLVKPDLTDDNVDKLKERVRGIVGREGGKLLRFTVWGKKKTLFPVAKQPRAIYVHASYLGGSKLVAEVERNLRNLDEVTRYISVKIADEVDPESRPVLEDLKLAGDVEEARPGAPAEREGGFRGGEEPGVEAEEESTEEA, via the coding sequence ATGGCTGAGACGCAGGCCGCGACGCGGCTTCGTGAGTACGAGACCATCTTCCTGGTCAAGCCGGACCTCACCGACGACAACGTGGACAAGCTCAAGGAGCGCGTCCGCGGCATCGTTGGCCGTGAGGGTGGCAAGCTCCTTCGCTTCACGGTGTGGGGCAAGAAGAAGACCCTGTTCCCCGTGGCCAAGCAGCCCCGCGCCATCTACGTGCACGCCAGCTACCTGGGCGGCTCGAAGCTGGTGGCCGAGGTGGAGCGCAACCTCCGCAACCTCGACGAGGTCACCCGGTACATCTCGGTGAAGATCGCCGACGAGGTGGACCCCGAGTCCCGTCCGGTCCTCGAGGACCTGAAGCTGGCCGGCGACGTCGAGGAGGCCCGTCCGGGCGCCCCCGCGGAGCGCGAGGGTGGCTTCCGAGGCGGCGAGGAGCCCGGTGTCGAGGCGGAAGAGGAGTCGACCGAGGAGGCCTGA
- the pth gene encoding aminoacyl-tRNA hydrolase, translating to MKLIVGLGNPGREYERHRHNIGFMVVEALLPRARAQLNQEKFAAKVGQGTLAGERVLFVEPQTFMNLSGRSVAEAARFYKVAVEDVLVIHDELDLPFGRLQLKAGGGSGGHNGLKSTVSSLGDEGFIRLRFGIGKPEGPNARERVSGYVLSGFDDGERRQLEELIGRSMDMTETWIREGLSVAMNRFNRKA from the coding sequence ATGAAGCTCATCGTCGGGCTGGGCAACCCGGGGCGCGAGTACGAGCGGCACCGGCACAACATCGGGTTCATGGTGGTGGAGGCGCTGCTGCCCCGGGCACGCGCACAGCTCAACCAGGAGAAGTTCGCCGCGAAGGTGGGCCAGGGCACCCTGGCCGGCGAGCGCGTCCTCTTCGTCGAGCCCCAGACGTTCATGAACCTGTCGGGCCGCTCGGTGGCTGAGGCCGCGCGCTTCTACAAGGTCGCCGTGGAGGACGTGCTCGTCATCCACGACGAGTTGGACCTGCCCTTCGGCCGGCTCCAGCTCAAGGCGGGCGGCGGCAGCGGCGGCCACAACGGCCTCAAGAGCACCGTCTCCAGCCTGGGCGACGAGGGCTTCATCCGCCTGCGCTTCGGCATCGGCAAGCCGGAGGGCCCCAACGCCCGCGAGCGCGTGTCCGGCTACGTCCTGTCCGGCTTCGACGACGGGGAGCGCCGCCAGTTGGAGGAGCTCATCGGCCGCTCCATGGACATGACGGAGACCTGGATTCGCGAGGGACTGTCGGTGGCCATGAACCGGTTCAACCGGAAGGCGTAG
- a CDS encoding 50S ribosomal protein L25/general stress protein Ctc — translation MSVDKTTLEAQAREGSGKGAARRLRAKGVVPAVVYGKHLTKPVHVSVDPKSVRVAINTPHKFNTLIQIKLGGDTHQVLLKDYQMDPLTRDILHVDFIAVRENEQVKVNIPLVLVGKAAGVADGGLLSQIRREIEVWALPNAIPERIEVDVTPLKIAEAIHINDVKFPAGVSVKSNVNYTVAVLSAPEAAEAAPVAAAAAPAAAAAPAAGKAGDKAAAAPAAAAKAPAKK, via the coding sequence ATGTCCGTCGACAAGACCACCCTCGAGGCCCAGGCGCGTGAAGGCTCTGGCAAGGGCGCTGCCCGCCGCCTGCGCGCGAAGGGCGTGGTTCCCGCCGTGGTGTACGGCAAGCACCTGACCAAGCCGGTGCACGTCTCCGTGGACCCCAAGTCGGTCCGCGTGGCCATCAACACCCCGCACAAGTTCAACACCCTCATCCAGATCAAGCTGGGCGGCGACACCCATCAGGTCCTCCTCAAGGACTACCAGATGGACCCGCTGACCCGCGACATCCTCCACGTCGACTTCATCGCCGTGCGTGAGAACGAGCAGGTCAAGGTCAACATCCCGCTGGTGCTCGTCGGCAAGGCGGCGGGCGTGGCCGACGGCGGTCTGCTCTCGCAGATTCGCCGCGAGATCGAGGTCTGGGCGCTGCCGAACGCCATCCCCGAGCGCATCGAGGTGGACGTGACGCCGCTGAAGATCGCGGAGGCCATCCACATCAACGACGTGAAGTTCCCCGCGGGCGTGTCCGTGAAGTCGAACGTCAACTACACCGTGGCCGTGCTCAGCGCGCCCGAGGCGGCCGAGGCGGCTCCGGTTGCTGCGGCGGCGGCTCCGGCGGCGGCGGCGGCTCCGGCGGCGGGCAAGGCTGGCGACAAGGCGGCGGCGGCTCCTGCCGCGGCGGCCAAGGCGCCCGCGAAGAAGTAG
- a CDS encoding ribose-phosphate pyrophosphokinase — protein sequence MQPRDFKVFAGNSNPGLAHRICEYLKRPLGKAEVGRFSDGEIHVEIGENVRGHDIFVLQSTCPPANDHLMELLIMCDALKRASAGSITAVIPYYGYARQDRKVAPRTPITAKLIADLLESAGAERVVSMDMHAGQIQGFFNIPSDHLYGSPVFLEDLRKRFPDSQELVIVSPDAGGVERARAYSKRLNTGLAIIDKRRPRPNASEVMNLIGDVNGKDAVLVDDMVDTAGTLTQAAAALKAKGARRVVAYAVHPILSGPAIQRITDSVLEEVVFTDTVPMSPTAQACSKIRVLTTERLFGEAIARIHRADSLSSLFV from the coding sequence ATGCAGCCGCGTGACTTCAAGGTGTTCGCCGGGAACTCGAATCCCGGCCTGGCGCATCGCATCTGCGAGTACCTCAAGCGCCCGCTGGGCAAGGCGGAGGTCGGTCGCTTCTCCGACGGGGAGATACACGTCGAGATTGGCGAGAACGTCCGTGGGCACGACATCTTCGTGCTCCAGTCCACCTGCCCGCCGGCCAACGACCACCTGATGGAGCTGCTCATCATGTGCGACGCCCTCAAGCGGGCGAGCGCGGGCTCCATCACCGCCGTCATCCCCTACTACGGCTACGCCCGGCAGGACCGGAAGGTCGCCCCGCGCACGCCCATCACCGCCAAGCTGATCGCCGACCTGCTGGAGTCCGCGGGCGCCGAGCGAGTGGTGTCCATGGACATGCACGCCGGGCAGATCCAGGGCTTCTTCAACATCCCCTCGGACCACCTCTACGGCTCGCCGGTGTTCCTGGAAGACTTGCGCAAGCGCTTCCCGGACTCGCAGGAGCTCGTCATCGTCTCGCCGGACGCCGGCGGCGTGGAGCGCGCCCGCGCGTACTCGAAGCGGCTGAACACCGGCCTCGCCATCATCGACAAGCGCCGCCCGCGTCCCAACGCCTCCGAGGTGATGAACCTCATCGGCGACGTGAATGGGAAGGACGCCGTCCTGGTGGACGACATGGTGGACACCGCCGGCACGCTCACCCAGGCCGCCGCCGCCCTGAAGGCCAAGGGCGCGCGCCGGGTGGTGGCCTACGCCGTCCACCCCATCCTCTCCGGCCCCGCCATCCAGCGCATCACCGACTCGGTGCTGGAAGAGGTCGTCTTCACGGACACCGTGCCGATGTCGCCCACGGCGCAGGCCTGCTCGAAGATTCGCGTGCTCACCACCGAGCGCCTCTTCGGCGAGGCCATCGCCCGCATCCACCGCGCCGACTCGCTCAGCTCGCTCTTCGTCTGA
- the spoVG gene encoding septation regulator SpoVG, with the protein MNITDVRVFPVEEDKLKAYVTITLDHCFVIRDLKVIHGSSGLFIAMPAKKRKDGTYKDIAHPLNADTRSQMERVILIEYERHLHQAQAGTLMAVAADMD; encoded by the coding sequence ATGAACATCACCGACGTCCGGGTGTTTCCGGTCGAAGAGGACAAGCTCAAGGCGTACGTCACCATCACCTTGGATCATTGTTTCGTCATACGCGATTTGAAGGTCATCCACGGCTCCTCCGGGCTGTTCATCGCGATGCCGGCAAAGAAGAGGAAAGATGGGACGTACAAGGATATCGCTCACCCGCTCAATGCGGACACGCGCAGCCAGATGGAGCGCGTCATCCTCATTGAGTACGAGCGCCACCTTCATCAGGCGCAAGCCGGGACGCTCATGGCGGTGGCAGCGGACATGGACTAA
- a CDS encoding DUF5658 family protein: MEQARGAAWSSNASFYLSPASVALLVLNLLDGLFTLLFLQLGVAEELNPLMRVAYEQSPLFFMFSKLVIVNAGLWLLCLHRRLRASRIAIRAGAVVYAIIVVYHLAFLTHLVLHWPFLFH, translated from the coding sequence ATGGAGCAGGCGCGGGGCGCGGCGTGGAGCAGCAATGCTTCCTTCTACCTGTCACCGGCCTCGGTGGCGCTGTTGGTGCTGAACCTCTTGGACGGGCTCTTCACCCTGCTCTTCCTGCAGCTCGGCGTGGCGGAGGAGCTCAACCCGCTGATGCGCGTGGCCTATGAGCAGTCGCCGCTCTTCTTCATGTTCTCCAAGCTGGTCATCGTGAATGCCGGCCTCTGGCTGCTGTGCCTCCACCGGCGCCTGCGAGCCAGCCGCATCGCCATCCGCGCGGGCGCCGTCGTCTACGCCATCATCGTGGTCTACCACCTCGCCTTCCTGACCCACCTGGTCCTGCACTGGCCCTTCCTCTTCCACTGA
- a CDS encoding thymidine kinase gives MHQFPKDIGWIEVICGSMFSGKTEELIRRIQRALYGKQRVQVFKPRIDNRYDENQVVSHSQLKVTSTPIDRAEEIFYRLAADTQVVGIDEVQFFGAEVVAVVQALANKGLRVICAGLDQDYQGRPFEPMPQLMAVSEYVTKELAICVVCGNPANRSQRIVSSEERVVVGAAGAYEPRCRKCHVTEPTEGTPPQTLKLFD, from the coding sequence GTGCACCAATTCCCCAAAGATATCGGGTGGATAGAGGTCATCTGCGGCTCCATGTTCTCCGGCAAGACGGAGGAGCTGATCCGCCGCATCCAGCGGGCCCTCTACGGCAAGCAGAGGGTGCAGGTCTTCAAGCCGCGCATCGACAACCGGTACGATGAAAACCAGGTGGTGAGCCACTCGCAGCTGAAGGTGACCTCCACCCCCATCGACCGGGCTGAAGAGATTTTTTACAGGCTGGCCGCCGACACCCAGGTGGTGGGCATCGACGAGGTGCAGTTCTTCGGCGCCGAGGTGGTGGCGGTGGTGCAGGCGCTGGCCAACAAGGGGCTGCGCGTCATCTGCGCCGGGTTGGATCAGGACTACCAGGGGCGCCCCTTCGAGCCGATGCCGCAGCTGATGGCGGTGTCCGAGTACGTGACGAAGGAGCTGGCCATCTGCGTGGTGTGTGGGAATCCGGCCAATCGTTCCCAGCGGATTGTTTCAAGCGAGGAGCGCGTGGTGGTGGGCGCCGCGGGCGCGTACGAGCCGCGCTGCCGCAAGTGTCATGTGACGGAGCCCACGGAGGGCACTCCGCCGCAGACGCTGAAGCTGTTCGACTGA
- a CDS encoding uracil phosphoribosyltransferase encodes MRDTLYANVPFRLNEMTHHYGPHVHLVGNPFLLSQLATLCSKGVIQPQINRLVEQLYADLVKTVVNAEFPRKMVSLPTRMIDYTPQGLYQGEVIDPQVRVVTVNIARAGTLPSQVTYDLMNTTVDASLVRQDHIIMSRMIDAAEAVVGSEIGGAKIGGDVDDAFVLFPDPMGATGGSLSTAISLYKTKVPGRPRRIITLNLIVTPEYLRRMTTDHPDVTIYALRLDRGLSPPEVFGTEPGALWEKERGLDDRQYIVPGGGGFGEIMNNAYV; translated from the coding sequence ATGCGCGACACCCTGTACGCGAACGTGCCCTTCCGGCTGAACGAGATGACCCACCACTATGGACCGCACGTCCACCTGGTGGGAAATCCGTTCCTCCTCTCGCAGCTGGCGACGCTGTGTTCGAAGGGCGTCATCCAGCCGCAAATCAACCGGCTGGTGGAGCAGCTCTACGCGGACCTGGTGAAGACGGTGGTGAACGCCGAGTTCCCCCGGAAGATGGTGAGCCTGCCCACGCGGATGATTGATTACACGCCACAGGGGCTCTACCAGGGCGAGGTCATCGACCCTCAAGTCAGGGTGGTGACGGTGAACATCGCCCGGGCGGGCACGCTGCCGTCGCAGGTGACGTACGACTTGATGAACACCACGGTGGACGCGTCGCTGGTGCGGCAGGACCACATCATCATGAGCCGGATGATTGACGCGGCAGAGGCGGTGGTGGGCTCGGAGATTGGCGGCGCGAAGATTGGCGGCGACGTGGACGACGCCTTCGTGCTCTTCCCGGACCCGATGGGGGCCACGGGCGGCAGCCTGTCCACGGCGATTTCGCTCTACAAGACGAAGGTGCCGGGGCGGCCCCGGCGCATCATCACCCTGAACCTCATCGTCACGCCGGAGTACCTGCGGCGGATGACGACGGACCACCCGGACGTCACCATCTACGCGCTCCGGCTGGACAGGGGCCTGTCCCCGCCGGAGGTGTTCGGCACGGAGCCGGGCGCGCTCTGGGAGAAGGAGCGGGGGCTGGATGACCGGCAGTACATCGTCCCCGGAGGTGGTGGCTTCGGGGAGATCATGAACAACGCGTACGTGTAG
- the hpt gene encoding hypoxanthine phosphoribosyltransferase — protein MAFYEQQVGVLISEDKLQARVRELAAEITRDYQDKDLTLICVLKGSVFFAMDLAKHIDLPVKLEFLGVSSYQGGTETTGEVRVTTDVSKPLAGKHVLIIEDIIDTGLTMQFLLENLRARHPASLKLCSLLEKPARARTKVDIDYKGFVIDDHFVVGYGLDYGEVYRNLPFIGVMKGK, from the coding sequence TTGGCGTTCTACGAGCAGCAAGTCGGCGTCCTGATTTCCGAGGACAAGTTGCAGGCCCGAGTCCGGGAGCTGGCCGCGGAGATTACGCGCGACTACCAGGACAAGGACCTGACGCTCATCTGCGTGCTGAAGGGCTCGGTGTTCTTCGCCATGGACCTGGCGAAGCACATCGACCTGCCGGTGAAGCTCGAGTTCCTGGGCGTGTCCAGCTACCAGGGCGGCACCGAGACGACGGGCGAGGTGCGCGTCACCACGGATGTGAGCAAGCCCCTGGCGGGCAAGCACGTGCTCATCATCGAGGACATCATCGACACCGGGCTCACCATGCAGTTCCTGCTGGAGAACCTGCGTGCCCGGCACCCGGCGTCCCTGAAGCTGTGCTCGCTGCTGGAGAAGCCGGCGCGGGCCCGGACGAAGGTGGACATCGACTACAAGGGCTTCGTCATCGATGACCACTTCGTCGTGGGGTACGGGCTCGACTACGGCGAGGTGTACCGGAACCTGCCTTTCATCGGAGTGATGAAGGGGAAGTAG
- the aqpZ gene encoding aquaporin Z: protein MPASMVKSAPARAGGEEALRKYLAELVGTFVLVLGGVGAAVLAGDRIGFLGVSLAFGLSLLAMVYTVGPISGCHVNPAVTLGLLLTGKMESRYALGYVVAQCVGAIAAAGVVLLIAGGAPGGYSPSVEGLASNGFGAASPDGYNLGAAFLTEVALTFLLVLTVLGATDARAPVGFAGLAIGLVLALIHLVGIPVTNTSVNPARSLGPAVFAGGLALSQLWLFIVAPLLGGATAAAVYRTVFRPVAPITATTAERATERERAERVAGDRREGRTPV, encoded by the coding sequence ATGCCTGCATCCATGGTGAAGTCCGCTCCGGCGCGTGCCGGTGGCGAAGAGGCGCTCCGGAAGTACCTGGCGGAGCTGGTGGGGACCTTCGTGCTGGTGCTGGGCGGCGTCGGGGCTGCCGTGCTGGCGGGGGACCGCATCGGTTTCCTGGGCGTGTCGCTCGCGTTCGGCCTGTCGCTGCTGGCGATGGTCTACACCGTGGGCCCCATCTCCGGCTGCCATGTGAATCCGGCGGTGACGCTGGGGCTGTTGCTCACGGGGAAGATGGAGTCCCGGTATGCGCTCGGCTACGTGGTGGCCCAGTGCGTGGGGGCGATTGCCGCGGCCGGGGTGGTGCTGCTGATTGCCGGGGGGGCGCCCGGTGGGTACTCGCCCTCCGTGGAGGGGCTGGCGTCCAACGGGTTCGGCGCGGCCTCGCCGGATGGGTACAACCTGGGGGCGGCCTTCCTTACCGAGGTGGCGCTTACCTTCCTGCTGGTGCTGACGGTGCTTGGGGCCACCGACGCCCGCGCGCCCGTGGGCTTCGCGGGGCTGGCCATTGGCCTGGTGTTGGCGCTCATCCACCTGGTGGGGATTCCGGTGACGAACACGTCCGTGAATCCCGCGCGCAGCCTGGGGCCGGCGGTGTTCGCGGGCGGGCTGGCGCTGAGTCAGTTGTGGCTGTTCATCGTGGCTCCGTTGCTGGGTGGAGCCACGGCGGCGGCCGTGTACCGCACGGTGTTCCGACCGGTGGCGCCGATTACGGCCACCACGGCGGAACGTGCGACGGAGCGCGAGCGGGCAGAGCGGGTGGCCGGGGACCGGAGGGAGGGCCGGACTCCTGTCTGA
- a CDS encoding LysE family translocator — MLFDPTRLAAFMLAGIALNLTPGPDTMYVLARSIGQGRSAGVVSALGISAGCLFHIAAAALGLSALLATSAMAFTVVKWVGAGYLVWMGVQMLRSKAGPEAVQGLQPTSLWRIFRDGVVTNVLNPKVALFFLAFLPQFVDPTRGSTGMQFVLLGLLFDVTGTVWLVFLAGAAGAFGGWLRRNPRVAAAQKRVTGAVFVALGARLALQGRE; from the coding sequence ATGCTCTTCGACCCGACCCGCCTCGCCGCGTTCATGCTGGCGGGCATCGCGCTCAACCTCACCCCGGGACCGGACACGATGTATGTGCTGGCCCGGAGCATCGGCCAGGGACGCTCGGCGGGAGTCGTCTCCGCGCTGGGCATCTCCGCCGGGTGCCTGTTCCACATCGCCGCTGCGGCGCTGGGCCTGTCCGCGCTGCTGGCGACGTCGGCCATGGCCTTCACGGTGGTGAAGTGGGTGGGCGCCGGCTACCTGGTGTGGATGGGCGTGCAGATGCTGCGCAGCAAGGCAGGGCCCGAGGCCGTGCAGGGACTTCAGCCCACGAGCCTGTGGCGCATCTTCCGCGATGGCGTCGTCACCAACGTGCTCAACCCGAAGGTGGCCCTGTTCTTCCTGGCCTTCCTGCCGCAGTTCGTGGACCCGACTCGCGGCTCCACGGGGATGCAGTTCGTCCTGCTCGGGCTGCTGTTCGACGTGACGGGGACCGTGTGGCTCGTGTTCCTCGCCGGCGCGGCGGGGGCGTTCGGCGGCTGGCTGCGGCGCAACCCTCGCGTGGCAGCGGCGCAGAAGCGCGTCACGGGCGCGGTGTTCGTCGCGCTGGGAGCGCGGCTGGCGTTGCAGGGCCGGGAGTAG
- a CDS encoding M28 family peptidase, with the protein MSHPTRTRPLPFVSLVVLAALGAAAQQPPTSPLGPVSPTTGMVLRDEVVRALIHESSGDRIHDNVQRISLLARDTQGGYAEAAVWMKAAAEAAGLQDVRLEAMKDGPQWRATRGELWVSGPHRYRVTSYADQPMALAGGSGSFEGSGLELVDVGTGMQDADYEGKDLKGKVVLTRGPPGFAVRRGVGQRGAVGVVSSYSTPPWNAPNRIDGDFPDQVGWARVSSSLLPPGTPVPFAFMVSDRQGRELRAELQAGPVKVDVSVATETFEGHYSIVSGVIPGTRTGEEVVLTAHLDHYKPGADDNASGSAALLEMVRTYTVLIRRGVLPPPVRTLRVLWLPEFEGTRDWFSHHAEDPVRRVANFNFDMLGASLTRAHSRFMVTYTPDWNASFVNAVSESTVAFMNRFNGVAYPPRKDFRIGSVTGSRDPLDAHMERYSRGSDHQLFNDYRIPGVSFTTWPDDTYHTSGDKPELVDPTQLHRSAFAGLASVTVAAWAEGSGALELARLVAVHGARRVAEDEFRARRDLASAPAAELPGTYRLARAVVRTGYQREREALRSCVPLGAPAALVQAMVKALEAAEAQALKRLEADGKARGASLKEPAPTEAEKRARAFVPRRVKGQELASFDEVAGKASPEAQPRVAAVQAAMTAAATALRERGEGELRFFQLPDAIASYADGRRSVADIREAAYAEYGYVFPVEALLDLFGVLEQGGIMTRAR; encoded by the coding sequence GTGAGCCACCCCACGCGCACCCGCCCGCTCCCCTTCGTCTCCCTCGTCGTCCTCGCCGCGCTTGGCGCCGCCGCCCAGCAGCCCCCCACGTCCCCGCTGGGGCCCGTGTCGCCCACCACAGGCATGGTGCTGCGGGACGAGGTGGTGCGCGCCCTCATCCATGAGAGCTCCGGAGATCGCATCCACGACAACGTGCAGCGGATCTCCCTCCTCGCCCGGGACACCCAAGGGGGCTACGCCGAGGCGGCCGTGTGGATGAAGGCCGCCGCCGAGGCCGCCGGGCTGCAGGACGTGCGCCTGGAGGCGATGAAGGACGGCCCTCAGTGGCGCGCGACCCGCGGGGAGCTGTGGGTGTCCGGCCCGCACAGGTATCGCGTCACCTCCTACGCCGACCAGCCCATGGCCCTGGCGGGAGGCAGCGGCAGCTTCGAGGGCTCGGGCCTGGAGCTGGTCGATGTGGGCACCGGCATGCAGGACGCGGACTACGAGGGCAAGGACCTGAAGGGCAAGGTGGTCCTCACCCGCGGTCCTCCCGGGTTCGCCGTGCGCAGGGGCGTGGGGCAGCGCGGCGCCGTGGGCGTGGTTTCGTCGTACTCGACGCCGCCCTGGAACGCGCCCAACCGCATTGACGGCGACTTCCCGGACCAGGTGGGCTGGGCGCGCGTCTCGTCGTCGCTGCTGCCGCCGGGCACGCCCGTGCCCTTCGCATTCATGGTCTCCGACCGCCAGGGACGTGAGCTGCGCGCCGAACTGCAAGCGGGCCCGGTGAAGGTGGACGTGAGCGTCGCCACCGAGACCTTCGAGGGCCACTACAGCATCGTCAGCGGCGTCATCCCCGGCACCCGGACGGGTGAGGAGGTCGTCCTCACCGCCCACTTGGACCACTACAAGCCCGGCGCCGACGACAACGCCTCGGGGTCGGCCGCCCTGCTGGAGATGGTGCGCACGTACACCGTGCTCATCCGCCGGGGTGTGCTGCCGCCGCCGGTACGCACCCTGCGCGTGCTGTGGCTGCCAGAGTTCGAGGGCACCCGCGACTGGTTCTCCCACCACGCCGAGGACCCGGTGCGACGGGTGGCCAACTTCAACTTCGACATGCTCGGCGCGAGCCTGACCCGTGCCCACTCGCGCTTCATGGTGACCTACACGCCGGACTGGAACGCCAGCTTCGTGAACGCCGTGTCCGAGTCCACGGTGGCCTTCATGAACCGCTTCAACGGCGTGGCCTACCCGCCGAGGAAGGACTTCCGCATTGGCTCCGTCACCGGCTCGCGGGACCCGCTGGACGCGCACATGGAGCGCTACAGTCGAGGGTCGGACCACCAGCTCTTCAATGACTACCGCATCCCGGGCGTGTCCTTCACCACCTGGCCCGACGACACCTACCACACGAGTGGCGACAAGCCGGAGCTCGTGGACCCCACCCAGTTGCACCGCTCCGCCTTCGCGGGCCTGGCCTCGGTCACTGTTGCCGCCTGGGCCGAAGGCTCGGGTGCCCTGGAGCTGGCGCGTCTGGTGGCGGTGCACGGTGCGCGGCGCGTGGCGGAGGACGAGTTCCGCGCCCGCCGCGACCTGGCCTCGGCCCCCGCCGCGGAGCTGCCCGGCACCTACCGCCTGGCCCGCGCCGTGGTGCGTACCGGCTACCAGCGTGAGCGCGAGGCCCTGCGCTCTTGCGTGCCCCTGGGCGCGCCTGCCGCGCTGGTACAGGCGATGGTGAAGGCGCTCGAGGCCGCCGAGGCGCAGGCGCTGAAGCGTCTGGAGGCGGACGGCAAGGCGCGCGGCGCGTCCTTGAAGGAGCCGGCCCCCACCGAGGCCGAAAAGCGGGCTCGGGCCTTCGTCCCCCGCCGCGTGAAGGGTCAGGAGCTGGCGTCCTTCGACGAGGTTGCGGGCAAGGCCAGCCCCGAGGCCCAGCCCCGGGTGGCCGCCGTGCAGGCCGCGATGACCGCCGCGGCCACCGCCCTGCGGGAGCGCGGGGAGGGGGAGCTGCGCTTCTTCCAACTGCCCGACGCCATCGCGAGCTACGCCGACGGCAGGCGCTCCGTGGCGGACATCCGCGAGGCGGCCTATGCCGAGTACGGCTACGTCTTCCCGGTGGAGGCGCTCCTGGACCTCTTCGGGGTGCTGGAGCAGGGTGGCATCATGACGCGTGCCCGCTGA
- a CDS encoding DUF2188 domain-containing protein: MAKNNSISGGVHTTPNPDGAGWVNQVKGKVTSSHRLKERAVEAGRKLAQARKTEHTIHTLKGSISQKNSYGNDPRQSKG; this comes from the coding sequence ATGGCGAAGAACAACAGCATCAGTGGCGGTGTGCACACCACCCCGAATCCGGATGGCGCGGGCTGGGTCAATCAGGTGAAGGGGAAGGTGACGAGCTCGCACCGGCTCAAGGAGCGCGCGGTCGAAGCGGGACGGAAGCTGGCCCAGGCGCGGAAGACCGAGCACACCATCCACACGCTCAAAGGCAGCATCAGCCAGAAGAACAGCTACGGGAACGACCCGCGCCAGTCGAAGGGGTAG